From one Rhizobium rosettiformans genomic stretch:
- a CDS encoding methyl-accepting chemotaxis protein — translation MSLFAFGSDARSILNALEKSQAIIEFDLEGRILHANDNFLKAIGYQLSEIVGQHHRIFVTQAEAGSAEYKQFWRNLAAGNFDQRQYKRVAKGGREIWIEATYNPVLKGGRPHKVVKFATDITAMKLKSLDAEGKLAALDRAQAIIEFTPKGEILHANENFLGAMGYTLSEIVGRHHSIFCDANYAGSGEYRDFWRGLGEGRFVADQFTRFGKGGKKIHIQASYNPIMDVDGKVLKVVKFATDVTERTRVIEELGAGLGRLADSNIRITLDQPFSTEFEPLRRDFNASISAFQQTLSGVLDQTHELARNGSTMKNSAEELSDRTHQQVAALEQTAAALSEATVKLRTATEQTRETRQIATEARAAATSSVAVVGDTVSAMQRIEDASNEIGKIIGVIDEIAFQTNLLALNAGVEAARAGEAGKGFAVVAQEVRELAQRSANAAKEIKTLVSTSANEVQEGVRLVGETGRVLQEIEKFVSAIGKNVDRIATSAAEETAALEAINGAVSDVDGMTKANAAMVAQSTEISRAVSDGASVLAELVNRFKLNRRSEIRDGGKEVWTPAERAARLRTTSYRAAS, via the coding sequence ATGTCCCTTTTCGCCTTTGGCAGCGATGCCCGATCCATCCTCAACGCCCTCGAAAAATCCCAGGCCATCATCGAATTCGATCTCGAAGGCCGCATTCTCCACGCCAATGATAACTTCCTGAAGGCGATCGGTTATCAGTTGAGCGAAATCGTCGGTCAGCATCACCGGATATTCGTCACGCAGGCGGAGGCCGGTTCCGCTGAATACAAACAGTTCTGGCGCAATTTGGCGGCCGGCAATTTTGATCAGCGCCAATACAAGCGGGTCGCCAAGGGCGGCCGTGAAATCTGGATCGAGGCGACCTATAATCCGGTCCTCAAGGGCGGCCGCCCGCACAAGGTCGTCAAGTTTGCGACCGACATTACAGCGATGAAGTTGAAGTCGCTGGACGCCGAAGGCAAGCTTGCAGCCCTTGATCGCGCCCAGGCGATCATCGAATTCACGCCGAAGGGCGAGATCCTGCATGCCAACGAGAACTTTCTCGGCGCCATGGGCTACACCTTGTCCGAAATCGTCGGACGCCATCATTCGATTTTCTGCGATGCGAATTACGCAGGCTCCGGTGAATATCGCGACTTCTGGCGCGGCCTCGGGGAGGGCCGGTTCGTCGCCGACCAGTTCACCCGTTTCGGCAAGGGCGGAAAGAAGATCCATATCCAGGCCTCCTACAACCCAATCATGGATGTCGACGGCAAGGTGCTGAAAGTGGTCAAATTCGCCACCGACGTGACGGAACGCACCCGCGTAATCGAGGAGCTTGGCGCGGGTCTCGGTCGTCTTGCCGATAGCAATATCCGCATCACCCTCGACCAACCCTTCAGCACCGAATTCGAACCGCTGAGGCGTGACTTCAACGCATCCATCAGCGCCTTCCAGCAGACGCTATCCGGTGTGCTCGACCAGACCCACGAACTGGCCCGCAACGGCAGCACGATGAAGAACTCAGCCGAAGAGTTGTCCGACCGAACCCATCAGCAGGTCGCCGCCCTCGAGCAGACGGCAGCGGCCCTGTCGGAAGCGACAGTCAAACTGAGGACGGCGACCGAACAGACGCGGGAGACCCGCCAGATCGCAACGGAAGCGCGCGCCGCCGCCACGTCATCGGTCGCCGTGGTAGGCGACACCGTGAGCGCGATGCAACGGATCGAGGATGCGTCCAACGAGATCGGCAAGATCATCGGCGTGATCGACGAGATCGCCTTCCAGACAAATCTGCTTGCGCTCAATGCGGGCGTTGAGGCCGCCCGTGCCGGTGAAGCCGGCAAGGGATTTGCCGTCGTCGCCCAGGAAGTGCGCGAACTCGCCCAGCGCTCGGCCAATGCGGCGAAGGAAATCAAGACGCTGGTCAGCACCTCGGCCAACGAGGTCCAGGAAGGTGTGCGCCTCGTCGGCGAGACGGGCCGCGTGCTTCAGGAGATCGAGAAATTCGTCTCGGCCATCGGCAAGAACGTCGATCGCATCGCCACCTCTGCGGCAGAAGAGACGGCCGCCCTTGAAGCAATCAACGGTGCCGTCAGCGACGTCGACGGCATGACTAAGGCGAACGCCGCCATGGTCGCCCAGTCGACCGAGATCAGCCGAGCGGTGTCGGATGGAGCCTCGGTGCTTGCCGAACTCGTCAACCGCTTCAAGCTCAACCGCCGCAGCGAGATCCGCGACGGTGGCAAGGAGGTCTGGACACCGGCCGAACGGGCAGCCCGTCTGCGGACCACCTCCTACCGCGCTGCATCCTGA